A DNA window from Thiobacillus denitrificans ATCC 25259 contains the following coding sequences:
- a CDS encoding carboxymuconolactone decarboxylase family protein translates to MSRQKLPEHYLFEKKTHQAFINAVEDLGTALRQQGPLDEKTANLIQLAAAVAIRSEGAVHSHIRRAMESGASADEVYHAIVLLTSTVGFPTVSAALSWAGDVTHAP, encoded by the coding sequence ATGTCCCGGCAAAAGCTTCCCGAGCATTATCTGTTCGAGAAAAAAACCCACCAGGCCTTCATCAACGCAGTCGAGGATCTCGGCACGGCGCTCAGGCAACAGGGGCCGCTCGACGAAAAAACGGCGAACCTGATTCAGCTCGCCGCGGCCGTCGCGATCCGCTCCGAGGGCGCGGTGCACAGCCATATCAGGCGAGCGATGGAAAGCGGTGCGAGCGCCGACGAGGTCTACCACGCCATCGTCCTCCTCACCAGCACCGTCGGCTTTCCCACCGTGTCGGCCGCGTTGAGCTGGGCCGGTGACGTGACGCACGCGCCGTAG
- a CDS encoding RluA family pseudouridine synthase has product MTIDPLYADDCLLVFDKPSGLLAVPGRGPDKQDCLAARAQACYPDALVVHRLDMATSGLMVMARGTYAQRALSRAFAAREVEKRYVAVVAGHPAAPQGAWGTIDLPLVVDWPNRPLRIVDAVRGKPSVTRWRVLGPAGADGTRVELEPVTGRSHQLRVHLREIGHPILGDALYAPPAVQAQASRLLLHARSLGLAHPATGEWMRFEAPQPF; this is encoded by the coding sequence ATGACGATCGATCCCCTTTACGCTGACGACTGTCTGCTCGTGTTCGACAAGCCGAGCGGCCTGCTCGCGGTGCCCGGGCGCGGCCCCGACAAGCAGGATTGCCTCGCGGCGCGCGCGCAGGCCTGTTACCCGGACGCCCTCGTCGTGCATCGCCTGGACATGGCGACCTCCGGCCTGATGGTCATGGCGCGCGGCACGTACGCCCAGCGTGCATTGAGCAGGGCGTTCGCCGCGCGCGAGGTCGAGAAGCGTTACGTCGCGGTCGTCGCCGGGCATCCCGCCGCGCCGCAAGGAGCCTGGGGCACGATAGACCTGCCGCTCGTCGTCGACTGGCCCAACCGACCGCTGCGCATCGTCGACGCGGTGCGCGGCAAACCGAGCGTGACGCGCTGGCGCGTGCTCGGGCCTGCCGGTGCGGACGGGACGCGTGTCGAACTCGAGCCCGTGACCGGGCGCTCGCACCAGTTGCGCGTGCATCTGCGCGAAATCGGCCACCCCATCCTCGGCGACGCGCTCTACGCACCGCCCGCAGTGCAGGCGCAGGCCTCGCGGCTGCTCCTGCATGCCCGCTCGCTCGGCCTCGCTCACCCGGCGACCGGGGAATGGATGCGGTTCGAGGCGCCGCAGCCCTTCTGA
- the sodC gene encoding superoxide dismutase family protein, translated as MTIRSKMCALALCFVPFAAGAADKTVAMDSVDAAGKGTSVGSVTISESRYGLVFTPALKGLSPGVHGFHVHEKPSCEAQEKDGKKVAALAAGGHYDPAKTGRHGTPWGDGHLGDLPPLFVDANGDTSQPVLAPRLKMSDLRGRSLMVHAGGDNHADHPAALGGGGARVACGVID; from the coding sequence ATGACAATCAGGTCGAAGATGTGCGCGCTGGCGCTGTGTTTCGTTCCGTTCGCGGCGGGCGCCGCCGACAAGACCGTCGCGATGGACAGCGTCGACGCCGCGGGCAAGGGGACGTCGGTCGGTTCGGTGACGATCAGCGAATCGCGTTATGGCCTGGTCTTCACGCCGGCGCTCAAAGGGCTCTCGCCCGGCGTACACGGGTTCCACGTTCACGAGAAGCCGAGCTGCGAGGCGCAGGAAAAAGACGGCAAGAAGGTCGCGGCGCTCGCAGCCGGTGGTCACTACGACCCCGCGAAGACCGGCCGCCACGGCACGCCCTGGGGCGACGGTCACCTCGGCGACCTGCCGCCGCTTTTCGTCGACGCGAACGGCGACACCAGCCAGCCTGTGCTCGCACCGCGGCTGAAGATGAGCGATCTACGCGGCCGCTCGCTCATGGTTCACGCGGGCGGCGACAACCACGCCGACCATCCCGCCGCGCTCGGCGGCGGCGGTGCGCGTGTCGCCTGCGGCGTGATCGACTGA
- a CDS encoding methyl-accepting chemotaxis protein produces the protein MTLVNMKIGTRLGTGFGAVLLLTLAVAGLGLAYLSQIQRHVDDVAGSRMGKIKLVNGMRDAMQSGAVAVRNLVLLTDEGAMAEEAQRFLAHRARYADAAAKLATAVRSPAETSVYDKIAAARARTEPALDKVREFAMGNPLEATRVLVEEVRPLQQQWLAALEEMAALQERGAAVAMVDAADAYANAFSILLVLSLGAVVTGAGVAWRITRSVTEPVRKAVALARSVAGGDLTARGESRADDEFGQLQRALTGMTASLAGIVAEVRHTTDTIAVASREIASGNADLSSRTESQASSLEETASSMEELTSTVRQNAENARQANQLVVSTADVAVKGGEVVGQVVDTMASIKDSSRKISDIIGVIDGIAFQTNILALNAAVEAARAGEQGRGFAVVASEVRNLAQRSAGAAKEIKSLIEDSVGKVDAGSKLVDEAGKTMDEIVSSVKRVTDIMSEIAAASQEQSAGIEQVNQAVGQMDEMTQQNAALVEEAAAAAESLQEQAAKLADAVSVFKLDGGDGERLGVAAPVARASVRRATSLQVAKARAPRLALVAR, from the coding sequence ATGACGCTCGTCAACATGAAAATCGGCACGCGGCTCGGCACCGGCTTCGGCGCGGTGCTGCTGCTCACGCTCGCGGTTGCGGGCCTCGGTCTCGCGTACCTGTCGCAGATCCAGCGGCACGTCGACGACGTAGCCGGCAGCCGCATGGGCAAGATCAAACTGGTCAATGGCATGCGGGACGCGATGCAGAGCGGCGCGGTCGCCGTGCGCAATCTCGTTCTGCTCACCGACGAGGGCGCGATGGCGGAGGAAGCGCAACGCTTCCTCGCGCACCGGGCGCGCTACGCCGACGCCGCGGCGAAACTCGCCACCGCGGTCAGGAGTCCGGCGGAAACGTCGGTGTACGACAAGATCGCGGCTGCCCGCGCGCGAACCGAGCCTGCGCTCGACAAGGTCCGCGAGTTCGCGATGGGCAACCCGCTCGAGGCCACGCGTGTGCTCGTCGAGGAGGTGCGCCCGCTGCAGCAGCAATGGCTCGCCGCGCTCGAGGAGATGGCGGCGCTGCAGGAGCGCGGGGCTGCCGTGGCCATGGTCGACGCGGCCGACGCCTACGCGAACGCGTTTTCGATCCTGCTCGTGCTGTCCCTTGGCGCTGTCGTCACCGGCGCTGGCGTCGCCTGGCGGATCACGCGCTCGGTCACCGAACCGGTGCGGAAAGCCGTCGCGCTCGCGCGCTCGGTGGCTGGCGGCGACCTGACCGCGCGCGGCGAAAGCCGTGCGGACGACGAATTCGGTCAGTTGCAGCGCGCGCTCACCGGCATGACCGCGAGTCTGGCGGGAATCGTCGCGGAAGTGCGCCACACGACCGACACCATCGCCGTCGCCTCGCGCGAAATCGCCTCCGGCAACGCCGACCTCTCGTCTCGCACCGAATCGCAGGCCTCGAGCCTCGAAGAGACCGCGAGCTCGATGGAAGAACTGACCAGCACCGTACGGCAGAACGCCGAGAACGCCCGCCAGGCCAACCAGCTCGTCGTCTCCACCGCCGACGTCGCCGTCAAGGGTGGCGAAGTCGTCGGCCAGGTCGTCGACACCATGGCCTCCATCAAGGACAGCTCGCGGAAGATCTCCGACATCATCGGCGTCATCGACGGCATCGCCTTCCAGACCAACATCCTTGCGCTCAACGCCGCCGTCGAAGCGGCGCGTGCCGGCGAGCAGGGCAGGGGCTTCGCCGTCGTCGCCAGCGAAGTCAGGAATCTTGCCCAGCGCAGCGCCGGTGCCGCCAAGGAAATCAAGTCCCTGATCGAAGACTCCGTCGGCAAGGTCGACGCCGGCAGCAAGCTCGTCGACGAAGCCGGCAAGACCATGGACGAGATCGTCAGCTCGGTCAAACGCGTCACCGACATCATGAGCGAGATCGCCGCCGCGAGCCAGGAGCAGAGCGCCGGGATCGAGCAGGTCAACCAGGCCGTCGGCCAGATGGACGAGATGACCCAGCAGAATGCCGCGCTCGTCGAAGAGGCAGCCGCTGCGGCCGAGAGCCTGCAGGAGCAGGCGGCGAAGCTCGCCGACGCGGTCAGCGTGTTCAAGCTCGATGGCGGCGATGGCGAGCGGCTCGGCGTGGCGGCCCCGGTCGCTCGGGCTTCGGTCCGACGCGCCACATCCCTACAGGTGGCCAAGGCCCGCGCGCCCAGGCTCGCGCTCGTCGCCCGCTGA
- a CDS encoding thiamine pyrophosphate-binding protein, which translates to MNISVSELIVRYLERLGIGHVFGMPGAHILPIYDRLRDASLRTVLVKHEQGAAFMAGGEARVARRPSACIATSGPGATNLITGIANAYAERLPVLAITGETSTYIFGRGGLQESSGEGGAIDQGALFASITRYHKRIERTDYLGQALNQATQALLGREPGPVLLSIPYNVQKESVDAGALEQVHFPRAEVTRHTAAVSELAALIADARAPVIVAGYGCIAAGARELVGTLSEKFRIPVTSSLKAKGVVTEGSDLSLGCLGVTSNGDAYRYLAEHADLLVFLGASFNERTSYLWDAELLARKKIAQVDRDPAQLGRVFQPDVAVCGDIRAVVEDLLAALATSGAAPKKTERLARHRAGLKRPTQEAAPENEGFQLIRHFFHLLAKRFPREALVFDDNIVFAQSYFDVSDRNRYFPNTGISSLGHALPAAIGARCHAKDSPAFAILGDGGFQMCCMEMMTAVNYGIPLNVVVINNGTLSLIRKNQFQLYGERYIDCDFTNPDFALLARSFGVAHYRVANEAELDAVFADADLIGGINLIEILLDKNAFPRYLAGR; encoded by the coding sequence ATGAACATTTCCGTCAGCGAACTGATCGTCCGTTACCTCGAACGCCTCGGCATCGGTCACGTCTTCGGCATGCCCGGTGCGCACATCCTGCCGATCTACGACCGCCTGCGCGACGCCTCGCTGCGCACCGTGCTCGTCAAGCACGAGCAGGGTGCGGCCTTCATGGCCGGCGGCGAGGCGCGGGTCGCGCGCCGCCCCTCGGCCTGCATCGCGACCTCCGGACCCGGCGCGACCAATCTCATCACCGGCATCGCCAACGCCTACGCCGAGCGGCTGCCCGTGCTCGCGATCACCGGCGAGACGTCGACCTACATCTTCGGCCGCGGCGGCCTGCAGGAAAGCTCGGGAGAAGGCGGCGCGATCGATCAGGGCGCGCTCTTCGCGAGCATCACGCGCTACCACAAGCGCATCGAGCGCACCGACTATCTCGGCCAGGCGCTCAACCAGGCGACCCAGGCCCTGCTCGGCCGCGAGCCCGGACCGGTGCTGTTGTCGATCCCCTACAACGTGCAGAAGGAATCGGTCGACGCCGGCGCGCTCGAGCAGGTTCACTTCCCGCGCGCCGAAGTCACGCGCCACACCGCCGCGGTGAGCGAACTCGCCGCGCTCATCGCCGACGCCCGGGCGCCCGTCATCGTCGCGGGATACGGCTGCATCGCCGCCGGCGCGCGCGAACTCGTCGGCACGCTGTCGGAAAAATTCCGCATCCCGGTGACGAGCAGTCTCAAGGCCAAGGGCGTCGTCACCGAAGGTTCCGACCTGTCGCTCGGCTGCCTCGGCGTGACGTCCAACGGCGACGCCTACCGCTACCTCGCCGAGCACGCCGACCTGCTCGTCTTTCTGGGCGCGAGCTTCAACGAACGCACGAGCTATCTGTGGGACGCGGAACTCCTGGCCCGCAAGAAGATCGCCCAGGTCGACCGCGACCCCGCGCAGCTCGGACGCGTCTTCCAGCCCGATGTCGCGGTGTGCGGCGATATCCGTGCCGTCGTCGAAGACCTGCTCGCCGCACTCGCAACGAGCGGCGCCGCGCCGAAGAAGACCGAACGTCTCGCGCGTCATCGGGCCGGACTCAAGCGACCGACGCAGGAGGCCGCGCCCGAGAACGAAGGGTTTCAGCTGATCCGCCACTTCTTCCACCTGCTCGCGAAGCGGTTTCCACGCGAAGCGCTCGTGTTCGACGACAACATCGTCTTCGCCCAGAGCTACTTCGACGTGTCGGACCGCAACCGCTATTTCCCCAACACCGGCATCTCGTCGCTCGGTCACGCGCTGCCTGCCGCAATCGGGGCGCGCTGCCACGCCAAGGACAGCCCGGCCTTCGCGATCCTCGGCGACGGCGGCTTTCAGATGTGCTGCATGGAAATGATGACGGCGGTGAACTACGGCATCCCGCTCAACGTCGTCGTGATCAACAACGGCACGCTCTCGCTGATCCGCAAGAACCAGTTCCAGCTCTACGGTGAGCGCTACATCGACTGCGATTTCACCAATCCCGACTTCGCCCTGCTCGCCCGCTCCTTCGGCGTCGCGCACTATCGCGTCGCCAACGAAGCCGAACTCGACGCCGTCTTCGCCGACGCCGACCTCATCGGCGGGATCAACCTCATCGAAATCCTGCTCGACAAGAACGCCTTCCCGCGCTACCTGGCAGGCCGGTAG
- a CDS encoding MgtC/SapB family protein: protein MEILLDELAAGFPDASQIVRLLARLSVAMLLGAVIGLQREQHGKPAGLRTHILVAMGTALFVIAAVESGMGPEGESRVIQGLAAGIGFIGAGAILKVGQEREIYGLTTAAGIWATAAVGVAVGLGLLGLAVLSVILIWFVLAVLRRLERRLKLPGDDGRDR from the coding sequence ATGGAAATCCTTCTCGACGAGCTCGCTGCGGGATTTCCCGACGCGTCGCAGATCGTCCGCCTGCTTGCGCGGCTGAGCGTGGCAATGCTGCTCGGTGCGGTGATCGGCCTGCAACGCGAGCAACACGGCAAGCCGGCGGGCTTGCGCACGCACATCCTCGTCGCGATGGGCACGGCCTTGTTCGTCATCGCGGCGGTCGAATCGGGCATGGGCCCGGAGGGCGAATCGCGGGTGATCCAGGGGCTTGCCGCCGGCATCGGCTTCATCGGCGCGGGCGCAATCCTCAAGGTCGGCCAGGAGCGCGAGATCTACGGCCTGACGACCGCCGCCGGCATCTGGGCGACGGCCGCGGTCGGCGTCGCCGTCGGCCTCGGCCTGCTGGGCCTGGCGGTCCTCAGCGTGATCCTGATCTGGTTCGTCCTCGCCGTTCTCCGCCGGCTCGAGCGGCGGCTCAAGCTTCCCGGCGACGACGGGCGCGATCGCTGA
- a CDS encoding CBS domain-containing protein — protein MTYTRLPARSLDQNAGLLRPACILPERVGLENPALDVMTDFRRLTAFIATPGDTITQAEERMIRRKVRLLFVMDTLDRVAGLITSTDIQGEKPLKIVQSRGIRRDEVLVADIMTPVDRLEAVDFDDIAHARVGHVLETLKARGRQHALVIEHTEGRQMVRGLLSLSQLCKQLGVTVETTEVADTFLEIEQQLAHV, from the coding sequence ATGACCTATACCCGACTGCCCGCCCGCAGCCTCGACCAGAACGCCGGCCTGCTGCGCCCGGCCTGCATCCTTCCCGAGCGTGTCGGGCTCGAAAATCCGGCCCTCGACGTGATGACCGATTTCCGCCGCCTGACCGCCTTCATCGCGACGCCCGGCGACACGATTACCCAGGCCGAAGAGCGGATGATCCGCCGCAAGGTGCGCCTGCTCTTCGTGATGGACACGCTCGACCGCGTCGCCGGGCTCATCACGAGCACCGACATCCAGGGCGAGAAGCCGCTGAAGATCGTGCAAAGCCGCGGCATCCGCCGGGACGAAGTGCTCGTCGCCGACATCATGACCCCGGTCGACCGGCTCGAGGCGGTCGACTTCGACGACATCGCCCACGCACGCGTCGGCCATGTGCTCGAGACGCTCAAGGCCCGCGGGCGCCAGCACGCGCTCGTGATCGAGCACACCGAGGGCCGGCAGATGGTGCGCGGCCTGCTCTCGCTGTCGCAGCTGTGCAAGCAGCTCGGCGTGACCGTCGAGACGACCGAAGTCGCCGACACCTTCCTCGAAATCGAGCAGCAGCTCGCCCACGTCTGA
- the tal gene encoding transaldolase, translating to MNITKDVSRLGQSLWLDNLSRDLLRDGALAKMIAEDGVSGVTSNPSIFQNALATSPHYADDLARLRREEADVERRYEALVIPDIRDACDLLLPLFERSAGNDGYVSLEVAPRLAYDTSGTVDEARRLWSLVDRPNLLVKVPGTPEGVDAFETLTQLGINVNVTLLFSIAQAQAVFDAYVRGLGKRAASGADLRRAKAVASLFLSRVDTAVDAELAGIGTQESLSLRGKAAVAMAKLAYQAYLETFRGPAFTALAARGARPQFLLWASTGVKNPDYHDLLYVEPLIGRETINTLPDKTLAALRDHGQPVPQLEQAVDEASAQLAEFARLGVDLDAVAARLQDAGVKQFETSYQALLAQIG from the coding sequence ATGAACATCACGAAAGACGTTTCCAGACTCGGTCAGAGCCTGTGGCTCGACAACCTGTCACGCGACCTGCTGCGCGACGGCGCGCTCGCGAAAATGATCGCCGAGGACGGCGTGTCGGGGGTGACGTCGAATCCCTCGATCTTCCAGAACGCGCTGGCCACCAGTCCCCACTACGCCGATGACCTTGCACGCCTGAGGCGCGAGGAGGCGGACGTCGAACGGCGCTACGAGGCGCTCGTCATCCCTGACATCCGCGACGCGTGCGACCTGCTGTTGCCGCTGTTCGAGCGCAGCGCCGGCAATGACGGCTACGTGAGCCTCGAAGTCGCGCCGCGCCTGGCGTACGACACATCAGGCACGGTCGACGAGGCGCGTCGCCTGTGGTCGCTCGTGGACCGTCCCAACCTGCTGGTCAAGGTACCCGGCACGCCCGAAGGCGTCGACGCCTTCGAGACGCTGACCCAGCTCGGCATCAACGTCAACGTGACGCTGCTGTTTTCTATAGCTCAGGCGCAGGCCGTGTTCGATGCCTACGTCCGCGGCCTCGGCAAGCGCGCTGCATCAGGCGCCGACCTGCGCCGCGCCAAGGCTGTCGCAAGCCTGTTCCTGTCGCGTGTCGACACTGCGGTCGACGCCGAACTTGCGGGGATCGGCACGCAGGAATCGCTGTCGCTGCGCGGCAAGGCCGCGGTGGCGATGGCGAAGCTCGCCTACCAGGCCTACCTCGAAACCTTCCGCGGCCCCGCGTTCACCGCCCTCGCCGCGAGGGGCGCGCGCCCGCAATTCCTGCTATGGGCCAGCACCGGGGTCAAGAACCCGGATTACCACGACCTGCTTTACGTCGAGCCGCTGATCGGCCGGGAAACGATCAACACGCTGCCCGACAAGACGCTCGCCGCGCTACGCGACCACGGCCAGCCCGTTCCCCAGCTCGAGCAGGCGGTCGACGAGGCGAGCGCCCAACTCGCCGAGTTCGCGCGCCTCGGCGTCGACCTCGATGCGGTCGCGGCGCGCCTGCAGGACGCGGGGGTGAAGCAGTTCGAAACCTCTTACCAGGCGCTGCTCGCCCAGATCGGCTAG
- the aroC gene encoding chorismate synthase, translating to MSGSTLGKLFCVTVFGESHGPAIGCVVDGCPPGMTLGESDIQHDLDRRKPGTSRHVTQRRESDTAEILSGVYEGRTTGTPIALLIRNEDQRSKDYGNIAATFRPGHADYTYTQKYGFRDPRGGGRSSARLTAPIVGAGAIAKKWLKEKYGIVIRGYMSALGPLDIPFESWDEVDNNAFFSPNAAIVPELEQYMDALRKSGDSVGARVSVVAENVPPGWGEPLYDKLDADLAHALMGLNAVKGVEIGDGMQAARQLGTEHRDEITPAGFLSNHAGGVLGGISSGQAIVAHVAIKPTSSMRLPGRSVDLDGQPIEVVTHGRHDPCVGIRATPIVEALTAIVLMDHALRHRAQCGDVASGVPIVPARLD from the coding sequence ATGTCTGGCAGCACCCTCGGCAAACTGTTCTGCGTGACCGTATTCGGCGAGTCGCACGGCCCCGCGATCGGCTGCGTCGTCGACGGCTGCCCGCCCGGCATGACGCTGGGCGAATCCGACATCCAGCACGATCTCGACCGGCGCAAGCCCGGCACCTCCCGCCACGTCACGCAACGTCGCGAATCCGACACGGCCGAGATTCTTTCCGGCGTCTACGAAGGCAGGACCACCGGCACGCCGATCGCGCTGCTGATCCGCAACGAGGACCAGCGCAGCAAGGACTACGGAAACATTGCCGCGACCTTCCGGCCGGGGCACGCCGACTATACCTATACGCAGAAATACGGCTTTCGCGACCCGCGGGGAGGCGGCCGTTCGTCTGCGCGGCTGACTGCGCCGATCGTCGGCGCCGGCGCCATCGCGAAGAAGTGGCTGAAGGAAAAATACGGCATCGTGATCCGCGGCTACATGAGCGCGCTCGGCCCGCTCGACATTCCCTTCGAATCCTGGGATGAAGTCGACAACAACGCCTTCTTCTCGCCCAACGCCGCGATCGTGCCCGAACTCGAGCAATACATGGACGCGCTGAGAAAATCCGGCGACTCGGTCGGTGCGCGCGTCAGCGTCGTCGCCGAGAACGTGCCGCCCGGCTGGGGCGAGCCGCTGTACGACAAGCTCGACGCCGACCTCGCCCACGCGCTGATGGGCCTGAACGCCGTCAAGGGCGTCGAGATCGGCGACGGCATGCAGGCCGCGCGACAGCTCGGCACCGAGCATCGCGACGAGATCACCCCCGCGGGATTTCTCTCCAACCATGCCGGCGGCGTGCTCGGCGGCATCTCGTCGGGGCAGGCGATCGTCGCCCACGTCGCGATCAAGCCGACCTCGTCGATGCGCCTGCCCGGGCGCTCGGTCGACCTCGATGGCCAGCCGATCGAGGTCGTCACCCACGGCCGGCACGACCCCTGCGTCGGCATCCGCGCGACGCCGATCGTCGAGGCGCTGACCGCGATCGTGCTGATGGACCATGCGCTGCGCCACCGCGCGCAGTGCGGCGATGTCGCGAGCGGCGTTCCGATCGTGCCCGCACGGCTGGACTGA
- a CDS encoding GNAT family N-acetyltransferase, which yields MHVRVYSSIDEIEPRAWDEILGRDATICSHAYLKAVEGSAINDCLFRYPVVYDDAGRVLAHTCMFSISMDMALFAQGAVRALVGAVRRVFPRFLTLRMLECGTPVALGRQITLRDDADAEQVLAQLVAAAETIAEAAGLNYLLFRDYRNEERGRFDALTAHGYSVLPNLPDAVLEVRWRSFDTYLADMRSSYRRKVRLNLSRIADRGIRSELLTDFRHLADVFAAQWRYIYDHASEYKREILTPAFYRNINTHLPGSRVLVFYQQDRLIGHCLLLVEDDVLRWMYVGKDGEEAEDVYPFMLYEIVRHAIEAGLRWVKLGITTYVAKTDLGAEMVPLYMYMKHRTRLFPKLSPWLFRRMTPLPPQFAKSVFRRETGRLPTAVSP from the coding sequence ATGCATGTCCGCGTGTATTCGTCGATAGACGAGATCGAGCCTCGCGCCTGGGACGAAATTCTCGGTCGCGACGCCACGATCTGCTCCCATGCCTACCTCAAGGCAGTCGAAGGCAGCGCAATCAACGACTGCCTGTTCCGCTACCCGGTGGTGTACGACGACGCCGGCCGCGTGCTGGCGCATACCTGCATGTTTTCGATCAGCATGGACATGGCGCTGTTTGCACAGGGCGCCGTGCGCGCCCTCGTGGGCGCGGTGCGCCGCGTCTTCCCGCGGTTTCTGACCCTGCGCATGCTCGAATGCGGCACGCCTGTCGCGCTCGGGCGTCAGATCACGCTGCGCGACGACGCGGACGCGGAACAGGTCCTCGCCCAGCTGGTCGCGGCGGCCGAGACGATCGCCGAAGCGGCGGGGCTGAACTACCTGCTGTTCCGGGATTACCGTAACGAGGAGCGGGGCCGCTTCGACGCGCTGACCGCGCACGGCTACAGCGTCCTGCCCAACCTGCCCGACGCCGTGCTCGAGGTACGCTGGCGCAGCTTCGACACCTACCTGGCCGACATGCGCAGCAGCTACCGCCGCAAGGTCAGGCTCAATCTCTCACGCATCGCAGACCGCGGGATCCGCAGCGAGCTTCTGACCGACTTTCGCCATCTGGCCGACGTCTTCGCCGCGCAGTGGCGATACATCTATGACCATGCCAGCGAATACAAGCGCGAAATTCTCACCCCGGCCTTCTACCGGAACATCAACACGCACCTGCCGGGTTCGCGCGTTCTCGTGTTCTATCAGCAGGACAGGCTCATCGGCCACTGCCTGCTGCTCGTCGAGGATGATGTGTTGCGCTGGATGTACGTCGGCAAGGACGGCGAGGAAGCCGAAGACGTCTACCCGTTCATGCTGTACGAAATCGTCCGTCACGCCATCGAGGCCGGCCTGCGCTGGGTCAAGCTCGGCATCACGACCTACGTCGCGAAAACCGATCTCGGGGCGGAAATGGTGCCGCTCTACATGTACATGAAACACCGCACGCGGCTGTTTCCGAAGCTGTCGCCCTGGCTATTCCGCCGGATGACGCCGCTTCCGCCGCAGTTCGCCAAAAGCGTGTTCAGGCGCGAGACGGGAAGGCTTCCGACGGCGGTATCACCGTAG
- a CDS encoding YggS family pyridoxal phosphate-dependent enzyme, with protein sequence MSETIAARLLTLHDRLARAALDCARDPRAVTLLAVSKTYDHNAVRNIARLGHREFGENYLQEALDKQRALADLDLVWHFIGPIQRNKTRRVAENFSWAHCVDRLCIAERLSEQRPADAPPLNVCLEVNVSGEPSKGGVPADAAIALAKQVSALPRLRLRGLMAIPAPTRDRACQRAAFARVRRLFEALKAHGLPVDTLSMGMSGDFEAAIAEGATIVRIGTAIFGPRFYPELAAHR encoded by the coding sequence ATGTCGGAAACGATCGCCGCGCGGCTGCTGACGCTGCACGACCGGCTGGCGCGGGCCGCACTCGACTGCGCGCGTGATCCGCGCGCCGTGACACTGCTCGCCGTCAGCAAGACCTACGATCACAACGCCGTGCGCAATATCGCACGCCTCGGGCATCGCGAATTCGGCGAGAACTATCTGCAGGAAGCACTCGACAAGCAGCGGGCGCTTGCCGATCTCGATCTGGTGTGGCATTTCATCGGGCCGATCCAGCGCAACAAGACGCGTCGCGTCGCCGAAAACTTTTCCTGGGCGCACTGCGTCGACCGCTTATGCATCGCGGAGCGTCTGTCCGAGCAGCGGCCTGCCGACGCTCCGCCCTTGAACGTCTGCCTGGAAGTCAATGTGAGTGGCGAGCCGAGCAAGGGGGGCGTCCCCGCGGACGCCGCGATCGCGCTTGCGAAGCAGGTCTCGGCCTTGCCCCGGCTGAGACTGCGGGGCTTGATGGCGATACCCGCGCCGACCCGCGATCGCGCCTGTCAGCGCGCCGCCTTTGCCAGGGTGCGCCGTCTGTTCGAGGCGCTCAAGGCGCACGGACTTCCCGTCGACACGCTGTCGATGGGCATGTCCGGCGACTTCGAGGCGGCGATCGCGGAAGGGGCGACGATCGTGCGCATCGGCACGGCGATTTTCGGCCCGCGCTTCTATCCCGAGCTGGCCGCGCACCGGTAG